The Leeia aquatica genome has a window encoding:
- a CDS encoding DUF3299 domain-containing protein, whose translation MRILVLTLLMLGLAAQAAPASKPAPASPPAQSAVDPGPTLPARSDVVSWSILKRIQVVQQNRVMVPRFDPVILALEGKVVKVQGFMLPLDMTEQQKHFILSSVSPSCPYCLPAGPEGLMEVVSPSAIRFSQDPVVVEGKLVLLHKNENGLLYKLVDGKATR comes from the coding sequence ATGCGCATCCTGGTCTTGACGCTACTGATGCTGGGTCTGGCAGCACAAGCCGCCCCCGCCAGCAAACCGGCCCCCGCGTCCCCGCCTGCCCAGTCGGCCGTGGACCCCGGCCCCACCTTGCCAGCGCGCAGTGATGTGGTGTCGTGGTCCATCCTGAAGCGTATACAGGTGGTACAGCAAAACCGGGTGATGGTGCCTCGTTTTGACCCGGTGATCCTGGCGCTGGAGGGCAAGGTGGTCAAGGTGCAGGGCTTCATGCTGCCGCTGGACATGACCGAGCAGCAAAAACACTTCATTCTGTCTTCCGTCTCCCCCAGCTGCCCATACTGCCTGCCCGCCGGGCCGGAAGGGTTGATGGAGGTGGTCAGCCCCAGTGCGATCCGCTTCAGCCAGGATCCCGTGGTGGTAGAAGGCAAGCTGGTGCTGTTGCACAAGAATGAAAACGGCCTGCTGTACAAGCTGGTGGATGGCAAAGCGACGCGCTGA
- a CDS encoding ABC transporter permease, which translates to MKLLHLSWRNLWHRPLPTLLSLFLLASGIATLVVLWLASQQLGARLQQEAKGIDLVVGAKGSPLQLVLSSVYHLDIPTGNISQQDAQRWMHHPMVARAIPLALGDNLGGFRIVGTDPGYLALYQGQLAAGRHWQQPMEVVVGAEVARVKHIQLGDTLVGSHGLEAGGELHSHSPYRVVGILQANGSVLDRLILTPVASVWQVHAHEAEEEREHEADGEHEHEAEASHAQEAEASHADEHHQETHTPAASPASERELTALLLQFRSPLAVATLPREINRQSALQAASPVMEAARLQQLTAQLLQAVQAIAGLLVVAALLSLFATLYQALEQRRGQWALMRMLGASRSKLFGSMVLEGALLSTLGTLLGLLLAHGLLWGLSLWLASTRHVPLPLSAFHPAELYLLALAPAAGIVTALLPAWRASRTSVALTLTQG; encoded by the coding sequence ATGAAGCTGCTACATCTGAGCTGGCGCAATCTGTGGCACCGCCCCTTGCCCACCTTGTTGAGCCTGTTCTTGCTGGCCAGCGGTATCGCCACCCTGGTCGTGCTCTGGCTGGCCAGCCAGCAGCTAGGGGCGCGGCTGCAGCAAGAAGCCAAAGGCATTGATCTGGTGGTGGGGGCCAAGGGCAGCCCGCTGCAACTGGTACTCTCCAGTGTTTACCATCTGGATATTCCGACCGGCAATATCAGCCAGCAGGATGCTCAGCGCTGGATGCATCATCCCATGGTGGCACGCGCCATTCCGCTGGCACTGGGGGACAATCTGGGCGGCTTCCGCATTGTCGGCACCGACCCCGGCTATCTCGCTCTGTATCAAGGCCAGCTGGCCGCCGGACGACACTGGCAGCAGCCCATGGAGGTGGTGGTAGGGGCCGAAGTGGCCCGTGTCAAGCATATCCAGCTGGGCGATACCCTGGTGGGTAGCCACGGGCTGGAAGCCGGTGGTGAACTGCACAGCCATTCACCGTATCGGGTCGTCGGCATCCTGCAAGCCAATGGCAGCGTGCTGGATCGACTGATCCTGACGCCTGTTGCCAGCGTCTGGCAAGTGCACGCTCACGAGGCGGAAGAAGAGCGCGAACATGAGGCGGACGGGGAGCACGAGCATGAGGCGGAGGCTTCCCATGCCCAGGAGGCCGAAGCCAGCCATGCTGATGAACACCATCAGGAGACCCATACCCCGGCAGCTTCGCCCGCTTCCGAGCGAGAATTGACCGCACTGCTGCTGCAATTCCGCAGCCCGCTGGCGGTCGCCACCCTGCCGCGGGAGATCAACCGGCAGTCTGCGCTACAAGCGGCCTCCCCGGTCATGGAGGCTGCACGCCTGCAGCAACTGACCGCGCAGCTGTTGCAAGCGGTGCAGGCCATTGCCGGCTTGCTGGTGGTGGCCGCCCTGCTGAGCCTGTTTGCGACCTTGTATCAAGCCCTGGAGCAACGCCGTGGCCAATGGGCGCTGATGCGCATGCTGGGTGCCAGCCGCAGCAAACTGTTTGGCAGCATGGTGCTGGAAGGGGCTTTGCTGTCGACCTTGGGGACACTGCTGGGCCTGCTGCTGGCGCACGGTTTGCTGTGGGGGCTGTCGCTGTGGCTGGCAAGTACGCGCCATGTGCCGCTGCCCCTGTCAGCGTTTCATCCCGCCGAGCTATACTTGCTGGCATTGGCGCCTGCTGCGGGCATAGTGACAGCCCTGCTCCCGGCGTGGCGCGCCAGCCGTACGTCGGTGGCGCTGACCCTGACACAAGGATAA
- a CDS encoding LPS-assembly protein LptD, producing MLRLTPIACALLTLYASPLWAAGSVTPQPASSQDEGPTTIQAGQVNGVYGQTLEADGQVEMKRPGQTIVADWLRYQQVTEDLYAKGHIRLLQHGDDVRGDELKLNLNSRIGNITQTEYTLANGSARGRADVLEFAGRDRYRLKNATYTSCVNPEAGWYLIASDLSLDYTRNLGEAESARLVFQGVPLAYLPWIDFSLNGERKSGWLTPSIGSSNKGGAELSTPYYWNIAPNRDATFTPRLMVKRGLQLKGEFRYLEPSYAGEVTAEWLSDRKSDRNRSGLKWLHQQRFGAWNSGVRIERVSDDTYFEDLGDKLAVSSTVNLPREAWISRSENGLSFSARFLKYQTLQPNPNSLVDTPYAKLPQLTLNWLKPNLGGGNLDLDLQSEFTAFRHPTKVDGTRLVTYPSVSWLLSSQSAYFKPKVGVHVTHYNINAGNNRTGLTSSTRTLPILSVDSGLFFDRETTLGGQNYTQTLEPRLYYVNIPYRDQSKLPNFDSGLADFSFSQLFSENRYTGSDRINEANQITAAVTSRLIDDDTGVERLRGSIGQRYYLRKTQRVALDGSTTPRNERSSDILASLEGQLGKNWHLSSSWQFNTSSPRSQKASLDLQYSPAPGKVLNFGYRMDRTPAADKDRLKQFDISGQWPIAPGWYGVARWNYSIKDKKPLEVLAGVEYNAGCWQLRMVAQRYVTSGGNKSTNVFLLLQMSDVASFGSNPSDTLKRGVKGYAEPERLESANPTEVKP from the coding sequence ATGCTACGCCTCACACCCATCGCCTGTGCCTTGTTGACGCTGTATGCCAGCCCACTGTGGGCTGCAGGTTCCGTGACGCCACAACCCGCCTCCAGTCAGGATGAGGGGCCGACGACCATCCAGGCAGGCCAGGTCAATGGCGTCTATGGGCAAACGCTGGAAGCGGATGGCCAGGTCGAGATGAAGCGCCCCGGCCAGACCATCGTGGCAGACTGGCTGCGCTACCAGCAAGTGACCGAGGACCTGTACGCCAAAGGCCACATCCGCTTGCTGCAGCATGGCGACGATGTACGAGGCGACGAACTCAAGCTCAACCTGAATAGCCGCATCGGCAACATCACCCAGACCGAGTACACCCTGGCCAACGGCAGTGCCCGGGGCAGGGCGGATGTGCTGGAGTTTGCCGGGCGTGACCGTTACCGCCTGAAGAATGCCACTTATACCTCCTGCGTCAACCCGGAGGCCGGTTGGTATCTGATCGCCAGCGACCTGTCGCTGGACTATACCCGCAACCTGGGCGAAGCCGAATCTGCCCGGCTGGTGTTCCAAGGGGTGCCGCTGGCTTATTTACCCTGGATTGATTTTTCACTCAATGGCGAGCGCAAGAGTGGCTGGCTGACCCCATCTATCGGTTCCAGCAACAAAGGCGGCGCCGAGCTGTCCACGCCCTACTACTGGAACATTGCCCCCAACCGCGACGCCACCTTCACACCACGCCTGATGGTGAAACGTGGCTTGCAATTGAAGGGCGAGTTCCGCTATCTGGAGCCTAGCTATGCCGGCGAGGTAACAGCCGAATGGCTGTCGGACCGCAAGAGTGACCGTAACCGCTCCGGCCTGAAATGGCTGCACCAGCAACGCTTTGGTGCCTGGAACAGCGGTGTACGCATTGAGCGGGTGTCGGATGACACTTACTTTGAGGATCTGGGCGACAAACTGGCGGTCAGCTCCACCGTCAACCTGCCACGCGAAGCCTGGATCTCGCGCAGTGAAAACGGCCTGTCTTTCTCGGCCCGTTTCCTCAAATACCAGACCCTGCAGCCTAACCCCAACAGCCTGGTAGATACGCCATACGCCAAGCTGCCGCAGCTGACATTGAACTGGCTGAAACCCAATCTGGGCGGTGGCAACCTCGATCTTGACCTGCAGAGTGAATTCACCGCCTTCCGCCACCCGACCAAGGTAGACGGGACCCGGCTGGTGACTTACCCCAGCGTCAGCTGGTTGCTCAGCAGCCAGTCTGCCTACTTCAAGCCGAAAGTCGGCGTGCACGTCACCCACTACAACATCAATGCGGGCAACAACCGTACGGGCTTGACCAGCTCGACCCGCACCTTGCCCATTCTCAGTGTGGATAGCGGCCTGTTCTTCGACCGCGAAACCACCCTGGGCGGACAAAACTACACACAGACGCTGGAGCCGCGTCTTTACTACGTCAATATCCCCTACCGCGACCAAAGCAAGCTGCCGAACTTCGACAGCGGCCTGGCCGACTTCAGCTTCTCCCAACTGTTCAGCGAGAACCGCTATACCGGCAGTGATCGTATCAATGAAGCCAATCAGATCACGGCCGCGGTCACCAGCCGGTTGATTGACGATGATACCGGGGTGGAACGTTTGCGGGGCAGTATTGGTCAACGCTATTACCTGCGCAAAACCCAGCGGGTGGCACTGGATGGCAGTACCACGCCACGCAATGAGCGGAGCTCGGACATTCTGGCCAGCCTGGAAGGCCAGTTGGGGAAGAACTGGCATTTGAGCAGCAGCTGGCAGTTCAACACCAGCAGCCCACGTTCGCAGAAAGCGTCGCTGGACCTGCAATACAGCCCAGCCCCCGGCAAAGTGCTGAACTTTGGCTACCGCATGGACCGCACACCTGCAGCGGACAAGGATAGACTCAAGCAATTCGACATCTCCGGCCAGTGGCCGATTGCTCCGGGGTGGTACGGCGTTGCCCGCTGGAACTACTCGATCAAGGACAAAAAACCACTGGAAGTACTGGCCGGTGTGGAATACAACGCAGGCTGCTGGCAATTGCGCATGGTGGCGCAACGTTACGTCACTTCCGGCGGCAACAAGTCCACCAATGTTTTCCTGTTGTTGCAGATGTCTGATGTGGCCAGCTTCGGCAGTAACCCGAGCGACACCCTCAAGCGTGGGGTCAAAGGCTATGCCGAACCAGAACGGCTGGAAAGCGCCAACCCGACTGAAGTCAAACCCTAA
- the ruvC gene encoding crossover junction endodeoxyribonuclease RuvC has translation MRILGIDPGLRVTGFGVLDQQGQQLSYVTSGCIKSGEGLLPARLKVLFDSIVQIVQQVRPDVAVVEKVFVNVNPQSTLLLGQARGAAISALVSQNITVAEYTALQVKQSVVGNGHAAKEQVQEMVKRLLSLPASPQADAADALAAAICHAHAGHLGRLSTQGFRVRGGRLV, from the coding sequence ATGCGTATCCTCGGTATCGACCCTGGCCTGCGGGTAACCGGCTTTGGCGTGCTGGACCAGCAGGGGCAACAGCTGAGCTACGTGACCAGTGGCTGCATCAAGAGTGGCGAGGGGCTGCTGCCCGCACGGTTGAAGGTACTGTTCGACAGCATTGTGCAGATTGTGCAGCAGGTGCGCCCGGACGTGGCGGTGGTGGAAAAGGTTTTCGTCAACGTTAACCCGCAGTCCACCCTGCTGCTGGGGCAGGCGCGCGGCGCCGCCATCAGCGCGCTGGTGTCGCAGAACATCACGGTGGCCGAATATACTGCGCTGCAGGTCAAGCAGTCGGTGGTGGGCAATGGCCACGCCGCCAAGGAGCAGGTACAGGAGATGGTGAAGCGTCTGCTGAGCCTGCCCGCCAGTCCACAAGCCGATGCGGCGGATGCGCTGGCCGCTGCCATCTGCCATGCCCACGCCGGGCATCTGGGCCGCCTCTCCACCCAAGGCTTCCGCGTGCGCGGTGGTCGGCTGGTATGA
- the ruvA gene encoding Holliday junction branch migration protein RuvA has protein sequence MIGLLQGTVLEKTPPAVLLLAGQVGYELDVPMSTFYDLPPTGGEVRLFTHLVVREDAQQLYGFLTRAERDAFRQLVKVSGVGPKLALAVLSGLSVNELTLVIANGDAARLAKTPGIGKKTAERLLLELGGKFNPGGVAVGGLFAPPASTGDDVLQALLALGYSEKEAALAVKALPTDCKVEDGIRLALKQLAKG, from the coding sequence ATGATTGGTCTGCTACAAGGCACCGTGCTGGAAAAGACCCCGCCTGCCGTCCTGCTGCTGGCAGGGCAAGTGGGTTATGAACTGGATGTGCCGATGAGCACCTTCTACGACCTGCCGCCGACCGGTGGCGAAGTTCGCCTGTTTACCCATCTGGTGGTGCGTGAGGATGCGCAGCAGCTGTATGGTTTTCTGACGCGGGCAGAACGCGATGCCTTTCGTCAGTTGGTCAAGGTCAGCGGTGTAGGCCCCAAGCTGGCGCTGGCGGTGTTGTCGGGTTTGTCGGTGAACGAGCTGACGCTGGTGATTGCCAATGGAGACGCGGCACGGCTGGCCAAGACGCCAGGCATTGGCAAGAAGACGGCCGAACGTCTGCTGCTGGAGCTGGGCGGCAAGTTCAACCCGGGCGGTGTCGCGGTGGGCGGCCTGTTTGCCCCGCCCGCCTCGACCGGTGATGATGTGCTGCAAGCGTTGCTGGCACTGGGTTATAGCGAGAAGGAGGCCGCACTGGCGGTCAAAGCCTTGCCAACGGATTGCAAGGTGGAGGATGGTATCCGTCTGGCACTGAAGCAGCTGGCCAAGGGCTAG
- a CDS encoding Fur family transcriptional regulator translates to MSADLDAESLLRRTGERVTPARRRILALLLASPTALSQQELLHALADGPAIDRVTVYRVLEWLSEKGLAHKIAGEDRIWRFNAASHRIHQHAHFQCQRCQRVYCLEHIQIDWQPQLPDGFRLHHADITLKGDCPSCSR, encoded by the coding sequence GTGTCTGCTGATCTGGATGCCGAGTCCCTGCTGCGGCGAACCGGGGAGCGGGTTACCCCCGCCCGACGCCGCATTCTGGCCTTGCTGCTGGCCTCGCCCACAGCGTTAAGTCAGCAGGAATTGTTGCATGCCCTGGCGGATGGCCCCGCCATTGACCGGGTCACCGTCTATCGTGTGCTGGAGTGGTTATCCGAAAAGGGGCTGGCCCACAAGATCGCTGGTGAAGACCGCATCTGGCGCTTCAATGCCGCCAGCCACCGCATTCACCAGCACGCCCACTTCCAGTGCCAGCGCTGCCAGCGCGTCTATTGCCTGGAGCATATCCAGATTGACTGGCAGCCCCAGCTGCCAGATGGCTTCCGCCTGCATCATGCCGACATCACCCTGAAAGGCGATTGTCCGTCCTGCTCTCGCTGA
- the zigA gene encoding zinc metallochaperone GTPase ZigA encodes MPIPVTVLSGFLGAGKTTLLNHILSNTQGMRVAVIVNDMSQVNIDAALVAQHPDMVTRTDARMVELSNGCICCTLREDLLIEVRKLAETGRFDYLVIESTGIAEPLPIAETFTFTDEDGCSLSQFARLDTLVTVVDGFNFLRDYADDALLRERLDTPEDDDRALVELLIEQIEFCDVLVLNKTDLISEDELARLHHILQRLNPRAQLITSRFGRIPLDTILNTGRFDFDAAAEAPGWMATLRGELHPETERYAIGSFVWQARRPLHPQRFWNLLHGEWAGVLRSKGFFWLASRPHLAGSWSQAGGACRHGPAGYWWADVPEDHWPQDDSARAHIAARMEAETGDRRQELVFIGMDMDEAAIRTALDDCLLTEPEWQAGPAAWRSLPDPFPVWEQDLTPEESHA; translated from the coding sequence ATGCCCATTCCTGTTACCGTGCTGTCCGGTTTTCTGGGGGCCGGCAAAACCACCCTGCTCAACCACATCCTCTCCAACACCCAGGGGATGCGCGTCGCCGTTATCGTCAACGACATGTCGCAGGTCAATATCGACGCCGCGCTGGTGGCCCAGCACCCGGACATGGTGACCCGCACCGATGCCCGCATGGTCGAGCTCAGCAATGGCTGCATCTGCTGCACCCTGCGTGAGGACCTGCTGATTGAAGTCCGCAAGCTGGCCGAAACCGGTCGCTTCGATTATCTGGTGATAGAGTCAACCGGCATTGCAGAACCCTTGCCGATTGCTGAGACCTTCACCTTTACCGATGAAGATGGTTGCAGCCTGTCGCAGTTTGCCCGGCTGGATACCCTGGTCACCGTGGTGGATGGCTTCAATTTCCTGCGTGACTATGCCGACGATGCGCTGTTGCGGGAGCGTCTGGATACCCCCGAGGACGATGATCGGGCGCTGGTCGAACTGCTGATTGAGCAGATCGAATTCTGCGATGTCCTGGTACTCAACAAGACGGACCTGATCAGCGAGGACGAACTGGCGCGCCTGCACCACATCCTGCAGCGCCTCAACCCGCGCGCGCAGCTGATCACCTCCCGCTTTGGGCGCATCCCGCTGGATACCATCCTCAATACCGGCCGCTTTGATTTTGACGCCGCTGCTGAAGCACCAGGGTGGATGGCCACCTTGCGCGGCGAGCTGCACCCGGAAACCGAGCGTTACGCGATCGGCAGCTTTGTATGGCAGGCACGGCGGCCGCTGCATCCACAACGCTTCTGGAACCTGCTGCATGGCGAATGGGCGGGTGTACTGCGCTCCAAAGGCTTCTTCTGGCTGGCCAGCCGTCCGCACCTGGCTGGTAGCTGGTCACAAGCTGGCGGGGCATGCCGCCATGGACCCGCTGGCTACTGGTGGGCTGATGTGCCTGAAGACCACTGGCCACAGGATGATTCTGCACGTGCCCACATTGCAGCCCGCATGGAAGCGGAAACCGGCGACCGGCGGCAGGAGCTGGTCTTTATCGGCATGGACATGGACGAAGCAGCCATCCGCACGGCACTGGACGACTGCCTGCTGACCGAGCCGGAATGGCAGGCCGGACCAGCGGCATGGCGCAGCTTGCCTGACCCGTTCCCGGTCTGGGAGCAGGATCTCACCCCTGAGGAAAGTCATGCTTGA
- the dksA gene encoding RNA polymerase-binding protein DksA, which produces MENRALTEEDIRNDNGDDYMNARHLEFFKGYLQKMKQQLLENANATSQHLQEQEATPDPADRATLEEEYALELRTRDRERKLLIKIDQAIARIDANDYGYCEDTGEPIGLKRLLARPTATLSIEAQERRERMKKQYAD; this is translated from the coding sequence ATGGAAAACCGCGCTCTGACTGAAGAAGACATCCGCAACGACAATGGCGACGACTACATGAACGCGCGCCATCTCGAGTTCTTTAAAGGCTACCTGCAGAAAATGAAACAGCAGCTGCTGGAAAATGCCAACGCCACCAGCCAGCACCTGCAGGAGCAGGAAGCCACGCCCGATCCGGCAGACCGCGCCACACTGGAAGAAGAGTACGCACTGGAGCTGCGCACCCGTGACCGTGAGCGCAAGTTGCTGATCAAGATCGACCAGGCGATTGCCCGCATTGATGCCAATGATTACGGCTATTGTGAAGACACCGGCGAGCCCATCGGCCTCAAGCGCCTGCTGGCCCGGCCGACCGCCACGCTGTCGATCGAGGCGCAAGAGCGCCGCGAGCGGATGAAGAAACAATACGCAGACTGA
- the murU gene encoding N-acetylmuramate alpha-1-phosphate uridylyltransferase MurU — MILAAGRGERMRPLTDHTPKPLLQVGREPLIGWHLRHLAAAGIREVVINLAHLGAQIEAALGEGAVYGVRIRYSHEGTALETAGGIATALPLLGEQPFLLLNGDVLTDIHLPALLQRAQAQLAQRLAWLVMVPNPPHHPSGDFSLVDGLLGRAEVNRHTYAGIGVYHPAMFRDTPPHQVAKLAPLLHAAADAGQLGGEVHTGQWLDVGTPERLEAARDWVAQVGW, encoded by the coding sequence ATGATCCTGGCTGCTGGGCGCGGCGAACGCATGCGTCCCCTGACCGACCATACCCCGAAACCGCTGCTGCAGGTTGGACGCGAGCCGCTGATCGGCTGGCACCTGCGTCATCTGGCGGCAGCGGGCATTCGCGAGGTGGTCATCAATCTGGCGCATCTGGGCGCACAGATTGAAGCGGCGCTGGGCGAGGGGGCGGTGTATGGGGTACGTATCCGTTATTCGCACGAGGGGACCGCGCTGGAAACCGCGGGCGGCATTGCCACCGCCCTGCCCTTGCTGGGTGAGCAGCCCTTCCTGCTGCTCAATGGTGATGTGCTGACCGATATCCATTTACCCGCCTTGCTGCAACGGGCGCAGGCCCAGCTGGCGCAGCGGCTGGCCTGGCTGGTGATGGTGCCGAATCCGCCGCATCACCCCAGCGGCGATTTCTCGCTGGTGGACGGCCTGCTGGGGCGGGCTGAGGTGAACCGCCACACCTATGCCGGGATCGGCGTGTATCACCCGGCGATGTTCCGTGACACGCCCCCTCATCAAGTGGCCAAACTGGCGCCGCTGCTGCATGCGGCGGCGGATGCGGGTCAGTTGGGCGGTGAGGTGCATACCGGGCAGTGGCTGGATGTCGGCACGCCGGAGCGGCTGGAAGCCGCGCGTGATTGGGTCGCCCAGGTGGGCTGGTAA
- a CDS encoding aminoglycoside phosphotransferase family protein — MSNTIREQALKSWLQHCLPGTSFDWAPASSDASFRRYFRLTLSDGRHYVAMDAPPELEDSRPFVQVADLLQQAGVRVPLRHQVDLEQGFMLLEDFGSTHYQDVLTPEQAPALYRMAMDSLVRMQQQVDPVSLPPFDAAMMLREMAIFDEWYLGQHLRATLDARWQERLQVCKQALVDNLTAQTQCFMHRDYHCRNLMLLADGSLGIIDFQGAMRGPVAYDLASLLKDAYIDWPEEAVLDWVVRYWSAARKAGVAVPDDIDTFYRDVEWAGVQRHLKVVGLFARLHHRDGKSAYLNDLPRVLDYLGRACRRYAALTPLARLLDELQGKQEQVGYTF, encoded by the coding sequence TTGTCCAATACGATACGCGAACAGGCTTTGAAAAGCTGGCTGCAGCATTGTTTGCCAGGCACCTCATTTGACTGGGCACCTGCCTCCAGTGATGCCAGCTTCCGCCGCTACTTCCGGCTGACGTTGAGCGATGGCCGCCATTATGTCGCCATGGACGCGCCGCCTGAGCTGGAAGACAGCCGTCCCTTCGTGCAGGTGGCAGACTTGCTGCAGCAGGCGGGGGTACGGGTACCGCTACGCCATCAGGTAGACCTTGAGCAGGGCTTCATGCTGCTGGAGGATTTTGGCAGTACCCATTATCAGGATGTCTTGACGCCGGAGCAGGCCCCAGCCTTGTACCGCATGGCGATGGACAGCCTGGTCCGCATGCAGCAGCAGGTAGACCCTGTCAGCTTGCCGCCGTTTGATGCCGCCATGATGCTGCGCGAGATGGCCATTTTTGACGAGTGGTATCTGGGCCAGCATCTGCGGGCGACGCTGGATGCACGCTGGCAGGAACGGCTGCAGGTGTGCAAGCAGGCGCTGGTGGACAACCTCACCGCGCAGACACAATGCTTCATGCACCGGGATTATCATTGCCGCAACCTGATGCTGCTGGCCGATGGTAGCTTGGGCATCATCGACTTTCAGGGCGCCATGCGGGGGCCGGTCGCTTACGATCTCGCCTCCTTGCTGAAAGATGCGTACATCGACTGGCCGGAAGAGGCGGTGCTGGACTGGGTGGTGCGTTACTGGAGTGCCGCCCGCAAGGCCGGGGTAGCGGTGCCGGACGATATCGACACCTTCTATCGGGATGTCGAGTGGGCCGGGGTGCAGCGTCACCTCAAGGTGGTGGGCCTGTTTGCTCGCCTGCACCATCGTGATGGCAAGTCGGCTTACCTGAATGACCTGCCGCGGGTACTGGATTACCTGGGGCGTGCCTGCCGCCGCTATGCCGCGCTGACGCCGCTCGCTCGCCTGCTCGATGAGCTGCAGGGCAAACAGGAACAAGTGGGGTACACCTTTTGA
- a CDS encoding ABC transporter ATP-binding protein: MLEIRQLRYAYPGRPVLQWPDFALARGEQALLLGPSGSGKTTLLHLLAGMLTPSGGDIRVADTLLNTLSGSALDTFRGQRIGVLPQRVSMLDSLSVLDNLLFAQYFAGQRTQPSRALHLLEQLDLPEVAPRLPAQLSQGQLQRVALARALINQPAVLLADEPTASLDDTRAAQVANLLAEHGQQQGCSLLIATHDARLKARFTRHLTLTEPIRGQA, encoded by the coding sequence ATGCTTGAGATTCGACAACTGCGTTACGCTTATCCAGGCCGGCCTGTGCTGCAGTGGCCCGACTTCGCTCTGGCCCGCGGTGAACAAGCCTTGCTGCTGGGCCCCAGCGGCAGCGGTAAAACCACCTTGCTGCATTTGCTGGCCGGCATGCTGACCCCGAGCGGGGGTGACATCCGTGTGGCAGACACCCTGCTCAACACCTTGTCCGGTTCAGCGCTGGATACCTTCCGGGGTCAACGCATTGGCGTGCTGCCCCAGCGGGTGAGCATGCTGGATAGCCTCAGCGTGCTGGATAATCTGCTGTTTGCACAATACTTTGCCGGTCAGCGTACGCAACCTTCACGCGCCCTGCACCTGCTGGAACAGCTGGACTTGCCCGAAGTGGCACCGCGCCTGCCAGCCCAGCTGAGCCAAGGCCAGCTGCAACGCGTGGCGCTGGCACGGGCGCTGATCAACCAACCCGCTGTACTGCTGGCGGATGAGCCTACCGCCAGCCTGGACGACACACGCGCAGCGCAGGTGGCCAACCTGCTGGCTGAGCATGGCCAGCAGCAAGGCTGCAGCTTGCTGATTGCCACACACGATGCCCGCCTTAAAGCCCGCTTCACGCGCCACCTGACACTGACAGAACCCATCCGGGGGCAAGCATGA